The proteins below are encoded in one region of Ciconia boyciana chromosome 19, ASM3463844v1, whole genome shotgun sequence:
- the LOC140661573 gene encoding claudin-16-like: protein MSAALQMTAFGLALLSTLFLLLATCTDCWMVNADDSLEVSHKCRGLWRECVTNMQDGVRTCDQYDSILADHPVKIVVTRTLLITADLLAGLALATLLLGLDCIKFLKEEPHVKLKMCFGAGVILSIGSILGLVGSVWYAVDVYVERAMLVSHNIFLGVHYDFGWSCWLGMAGSTGCFVASVLLTCCLHACADPSSRWQPQRLPQPRGRTATSKMYAMDSRV from the exons ATGAGCGCAGCCTTGCAGATGACAGCGTTTGGTCTTGCTCTTCTCTCAACCCTCTTCCTGCTCCTTGCCACATGCACTGACTGCTGGATGGTGAACGCTGATGACAGCTTGGAG GTAAGTCACAAATGCCGGGGGCTTTGGAGGGAGTGTGTCACCAACATGCAGGACGGGGTCAGGACCTGTGACCAGTATGACTCCATTTTGGCAGACCATCCAG TGAAGATCGTGGTGACGCGGACCCTGCTGATCACAGCGGACCTCCTGGCTGGCCTGGCTTTGGCTACGTTGCTCCTTGGGCTCGACTGCATCAAGTTCCTCAAGGAAGAGCCTCATGTCAAACTGAAGATGTGCTTTGGGGCCGGCGTTATCCTCAGCATTGGGA GCATCCTGGGTCTTGTGGGCTCTGTGTGGTACGCGGTGGACGTCTACGTGGAGAGAGCCATGCTGGTGTCGCACAATATATTCCTGGGAGTCCACTACGACTTCGGGTGGTCGTGCTGGCTGGGGATGGCTGGCTCAACGGGCTGCTTCGTGGCATCCGTCCTGCTGACCTGCTGCCTCCACGCCTGTGCAG ACCCCAGCAGCCGCTGGCAACCCCAGAGgcttccccagccccggggccgaACGGCCACCAGCAAGATGTACGCCATGGACTCCCGCGTGTGA